A DNA window from Molothrus ater isolate BHLD 08-10-18 breed brown headed cowbird chromosome 2, BPBGC_Mater_1.1, whole genome shotgun sequence contains the following coding sequences:
- the KLHL15 gene encoding kelch-like protein 15 encodes MAGDVEGFSSSIHDTSVSAGFRALYEEGLLLDVTLVIEDHQFQAHKALLATQSDYFRIMFTADMRERDQDKIHLKGLTATGFSHVLQFMYYGTIELSMNTVHEILQAAMYVQLIEVVKFCCSFLLAKICLENCAEIMRLLDDFGVNIEGVREKLDSFLLENFVPLMSRPDFLSYLSFEKLMSYLDNDHLSRFPEIELYEAVQAWLRHDRRRWRHTDTIIQNIRFCLMTPSSVFEKVKTSEFYRYSRQLRHEVDQAMNYFHSVHQQPLMEMKSNKIRSAKPQTAVFRGMIGHSMVNSKILLLHKPRVWWELEGPQVPLRPDCLAIVNNFVFLLGGEELGPDGEFHASSKVFRYDPRQNTWLRMADMSVPRSEFAVGVIGRYVYAVAGRTRDETFYSTERYDITEDKWEFVDPYPVNKYGHEGTVLGNKLYITGGITSSSTSKQVCVFDPSKEGTVEQRTRRTQVVTNCWENKCKMNYARCFHKMISYNGKLYVFGGVCVILRASFESQGCPSTEVYDPDTDQWTILASMPIGRSGHGVAVLDKQIMVLGGLCYNGHYSDSILTFDPEENKWKEDEYPRMPCKLDGLQVCSLHFPEYVLEHVRRCS; translated from the exons ATGGCAGGGGACGTGGAAGGGTTTAGCTCCTCCATCCATGACACCAGTGTCTCTGCAGGATTCAGAGCACTGTATGAGGAGGGATTGCTTCTTGATGTCACACTTGTCATTGAAGACCACCAATTTCAGGCCCATAAAGCACTGCTTGCCACCCAGAGTGATTACTTCAGGATTATGTTCACAGCAGACATGCGAGAACGAGATCAGGACAAAATCCATTTGAAAGGTCTGACAGCTACAGGCTTCAGTCATGTCCTCCAATTCATGTACTATGGAACTATTGAACTGAGTATGAACACTGTTCATGAAATCCTTCAGGCTGCCATGTATGTCCAGCTTATAGAGGTGGTAAAgttttgctgctctttcctcttAGCTAAAATCTGCTTAGAAAACTGTGCAGAAATTATGAGACTTCTGGATGATTTTGGTGTAAACATCGAAGGAGTCAGGGAAAAATTGGATTCCTTTCTGCTAGAGAATTTTGTGCCACTCATGTCCAGACCTGACTTTCTTTCATATCTGAGCTTTGAGAAGCTCATGTCTTACTTGGATAATGATCATCTGAGCAGGTTTCCAGAGATAGAGCTGTATGAAGCTGTTCAGGCCTGGCTACGCCATGATAGAAGACGCTGGAGACATACGGACACCATCATTCAGAACATCAGGTTTTGTTTGATGACACCATCCAGTGTTTTTGAGAAG GTAAAAACATCAGAGTTTTACCGATACTCCCGGCAGCTGCGACATGAGGTTGACCAAGCCATGAATTACTTTCATAGCGTTCACCAACAGCCTTTGATGGAAATGAAATCGAACAAAATTCGTTCTGCCAAACCCCAGACTGCAGTATTTAGAGGAATGATAGGACACAGTATGGTAAACAGTAAAATTCTTCTCTTGCACAAACCGAGGGTCTGGTGGGAACTAGAGGGTCCTCAAGTACCTTTACGACCAGACTGCCTCGCCATTGTCAATAACTTCGTGTTCTTGTTAGGTGGGGAAGAGCTGGGGCCAGATGGCGAGTTCCATGCTTCATCCAAAGTGTTTAGGTATGACCCAAGGCAGAACACTTGGTTACGAATGGCAGACATGTCTGTGCCACGCTCTGAGTTCGCTGTCGGAGTGATTGGCAGGTACGTTTATGCAGTGGCTGGCAGAACCAGGGATGAAACGTTTTACTCCACTGAACGCTATGACATTACTGAAGATAAATGGGAATTTGTGGATCCCTATCCAGTCAATAAGTACGGACATGAAGGGACTGTGCTTGGTAACAAGTTGTATATCACTGGTGGAATTACATCATCTTCAACTTCTAAGCAAGTGTGTGTGTTTGATCCCAGTAAAGAAGGGACGGTAGAGCAGCGAACACGGAGAACTCAAGTGGTCACTAACTGTTGGGagaacaaatgcaaaatgaattATGCGAGATGCTTTCACAAAATGATTTCTTATAATGGTAAGCTTTATGTCTTTGGTGGTGTCTGTGTGATCCTGAGAGCTTCCTTTGAATCTCAGGGATGTCCATCCACAGAGGTTTATGACCCCGATACCGATCAATGGACTATACTGGCTTCTATGCCAATAGGTAGGAGTGGTCATGGTGTAGCTGTTCTGGACAAGCAGATAATGGTTCTTGGAGGCCTTTGTTACAATGGTCATTACAGTGATTCAATTCTCACTTTTGatccagaggaaaacaaatggaaagaaGATGAATATCCAAGGATGCCGTGCAAGCTGGATGGCTTACAGGTCTGCAGCCTGCACTTCCCTGAGTATGTTTTGGAGCATGTTAGACGTTGCAGCTAA